The Pigmentiphaga aceris DNA segment CGACGCTTTAGCGGAATTTAGAATGCGAACTGGCATTGCCGTCGCGTATCGCCCCGCAAGTTGTCGTGTTAACCCGGCGATTTGATTCATTTTAGGGGAAAATCGGCCAGGGCTGTTTGATGTCCTGCCAGAGCCTGTGGGTAATCGATATTCGACCCCATGTTGTCATGGGTCAGTCTGTCGATTAGTCCGTGGTTTGTGCCCTGTTTGTTCTGTTGTGCCGTTTTCTGTTGTGCTTTGTTCGTCCTTTTGCTGCTCCTGTTGTTCCCCGCTGTTCCCCGCTTTTCCCACCACCTTGGTACTCAATGCTTCAGCTTTTCCGTCTGCTTGCCTATCTTCCGCTGTCCTGGCTGCAAGCCATTGGCCGCCTGCTGGGGCGTTTTACCCGCGCCCGGTCGCAGCCCTATCGCGAGCGGCTGCACGAGAACGCGTTGCAGGCGGGTTATGACGACCCTGCGCTTGAGCGCGAGGCGGCGGCGCAGGCGGGTGCCAGTGTGTTGGAACTGCCACATGTGTGGTTTCGCGGCGACCGTGCGGTGGGTGCGGTGCTGTGTGATGACTGGGCGGTGGTGGAGGCGGCGCGTGCCGAGGCGCGGGGCATTCTGTTTTTGACTCCGCACTGGGGGTGTTTTGAAGTTACGGCGCGTTATTACGCGCGTGAGGCGCCGATCACGGTGTTGTATCGACCGCCGCGCAAGCGTTGGTTGGCACCGTTGATCGAGGGGGCGCGCAGTGGTGCGAATCTGAATACTGCGCCGGCAACCTTGAAGGGGGTGCGTGAGCTGGTGCGGGCGTTGCGTCGGGGCGAGGCGGTGGGGATGTTGCCGGATCAGGTGCCGGGGGAAGGTGAGGGTGTTTGGGCACCGTTCTTTGGTCGCAGTGCGTTCACGATGACGTTGCCGGGGAAGCTGGCGGCGCAGACGGGGGCGGCGGTGATTCTGGCGGGGGCGGAGCGGCTGTCGGGGGGCAGGGGCTGGCGTTTGCATTTGTCGCGTGTGGAGGGGCCGGTGCCGGAGGATGCGGTGGCGCAGGCTACCTGGGTGAATGCGGCGATGGAGCGTATGGTGCGGCGTAATCCTGGTCAGTATCTGTGGGGCTATAACCGGTATAAGACGCCGCGTGGGGAGCATGCTGCTGCGCCTGAGTAGGGGTTTGTGTTTTTTTAGTCCCGGTGTGTCGTTCTTGAGTCAGTCGCGGGTGGTGGGGCCGGCTTGTCTGCCCCGCTGGACTTTCGCGTCGGGACTCCCGCCCTCCACCTCGTCCAGAAGGGCAGCCAATCCGGCCCCACCACCCACGCCTTCAAAGACGTTTGGTTAAAAGCGCATGCCGCCTTTGGGCGGTTTTTGTTTTTCTGGCTGCTTGGTGCTGGAATCGGTTCTCGGCATTTGTTGGCCGCCATTCTTGATTGCTACGCGGCTGGCCTTGGGGATTGGCTGGCCAGGTCGCCACGAAGCGATCTCGCCGGCTCACGATTCGGTGGGTTCTTCAGCAGCCTTTTACGGCAATGCCACGCAAGAAAATTCGCGCTTCTGCTTGGTGGTGGGGTGACACGGACGCGGGTGGCCGCGCACCAGGTAATGCGACGAATGATTGGGCGGCTGGTGGTCGTTGGCTGCTGTTTGTTTGTTGAAAGGCTGTCATCAGCTTGGTGATCGGCGGACGTGTACGGCCCAGACCATGGGGACGGGAAAAAGTCATCCACAGGCGAGTATCGAATCGAGCTGTGTATAACTTGAAAGTGTGGGGTCGTGTATCGACTTCGCTCGGATCGATACACGGCCCCGCGACTGGTTCAAGGACGACCGCCGATATGCGTCACTGCATTGACTAAAGCGCTCCACGCCACCAAGCAGAACCCTTACGCCTGCGGTTCCAACGCTGGTGTCTTCCACAGTTCATGCGCGCGGCGCGACATCACTAGTACCAGCTTCAGCATGGCGCGGGTCGCCCCGACGAACAGCTTGCGCCGCGTTTTCTCGTCGAGCGTTGAGAAGTCGATTTCGGTGAATACGATTGCTGGTGCCGACTGCCCTTTGAATCGGTACACGGATTCGATCAGCACTTCGCCTTCGGAATATTCTGCCTGCCCGAACAGGTCATAGCTGCCGGTGAAGCCACGCAGCGGATGCGGGCCCAGGTGATCGAGATTCAGCAGGGCGGAATGTTCGCGTCCGCGGAAGCTTACGATCGCGATGTCTTCGCGTTTGAAGCCCGAGGCCAGGCAATGCGATACGGCTTTCTTGGTGTGTTCGACAAGCGAGTCCTGGTCCCCGTACACCAGTACATCGATGTCGGCGCTGGCCACTGGACCGCGTGCGTCGATGCGTTGGTCTTCTGGCACCAGCTCTTGCAGCATGCGCACGATGTTGCGCGGGCTGCGGTAGTTGGTGTGCGCGTGCATCGTGACCCAGCCCGGTAGCGGCACTCGGGGCATTTCGTACAGGTTCTGCATGGGGTCTTCCAGCCACGTGATCCGTGCATCGGGCGTTGCATGGCGCATCACCTGATCCCGCCACGCTGCCGAGAAATCCTGTCCTTCATCGACCACGACCGTGTCAAAACGCAGTGCGTCCGGTACCGGCATGCGACCAGCTGCGTCAATGACTGCTGCAAACGCATCGCGGCGGCCGAAGTCGGGCGTGACGCCTGACGCGCGCAGCACTTGTTCGCACAGGCTGTGGAAGGTGCACACCAGGCCGCCTTCCGGGGCAATGGCACCTACGTGGTCGGCCAAGGGGCGGTTGAAACAGACGTATAGCGGGCGTTGGCCACGCAGCAGCGCGGCGCGGTATTCGGCCAGGGCCAGTTGGGTCTTGCCCGATCCGGCAGTGCCGATCACGTGCAGACGGAACGGCTCGAATTCCAGTTGTCGTGCCCAGTGCGCCAAGCCGCCTGCAATGCGGGTGACGGCGCGTTTGGTCTGGCCGATCAACGCACCGGTGTCGGGTTGCAGCTGGATGATGTCGCGCAGGAAACGATGCACCTGCATCGGCTCATCGGCCGGGCTGGCTGCTTTGGTGGTGGCTTCGACAATCGGCACCAGCTGGTCGCGTCGGGTCGAGTCGATCACGCGCTCGGGGGCCACGCCTGCCGCTTCGGGCTGCCGGACGGTGTAGTCGGGGCAGTACAGCAGGTATTCGACGCGAACTTCTTGCTGGTCCAGTCGTTTCATCAATCTGGCTTGCAGGCGCTGCACCGACTGGCCGATGTGCACCGCCACGTTGCGCGGACGGCCGCTGGTTTTCTTGTGCAGGCCGTCGCCGGTTTCGTCGAGAAAGCCGCTGACCTGTTCGATCAGCAAGACCTGGCCTTGCGGGCCGACCACTGCGAAATCGATGTCGCCGTAGATCGAATATCCCTGCTCGACATTGGTGAAGTGCACGGCGTGATAGACCGTGTAGTGGTCAGGCAGGCCCCGTTCAAGCAGGGCAAGCGTGTCGATCTCTCGGCGGGCGGCACCGGTCGCACCGGTTTCGCGCCAGCCGTCTGGAATGATGCGGGCCATGAAAGGAAGCGAACAAAGCGCTTGAGGCTGACGATGCAGGAATCATCGCATGTCTGCGCCTTGGCCCGCGCCGGGGGCCTGTCAGGCGGCCTGGGTGCAACGATGCGATAATTCACGGATGCATTGGAAATTCACCAAAATGCACGGCGCAGGCAACGACTTTGTCGTCCTGGACGGCGTGCGAGAGACCATCGCCCTGACCCCTGAGCGCGCGCGCAAGCTCGCGCATCGCCAATTTGGCGTGGGCGCAGACCAGATCCTGCTGGTGGAACCGGCCACCCGCGCCGATGCCGATTTCCGCTATCGGATCTTCAATTCCGACGGCAGTGAAGTCGAACACTGCGGCAACGGTGCGCGCTGCTTCGTGCGCTTCGTGCGCGAACAGGGCCTGACCGATCGCAACCCGGTGCGCGCCGAAATCGCGACTGGCGTGATCACGCTCGATCTGCGTGACGACGGCAGTGTGTCGGTGGAAATGGGCAGCACCCGTTTCGACCCGGCATCGGTGCCTTTCGATGCCAGCGGGCTGACCCCGCGCATCGAAGGCGAGGCTGAACTGTGGCCGCTGGACGTGTCCGGTACCGCCACCCCTGACGATGCCAATGCCGACCCGGCGCATACCGCCTGGGTCACCGTGGTGGCGATTTCCAATCCGCACGCCGTGCAGGTGGTGGACGATGTGGACACCGCCCCGGTTGCCATCGTGGGCCCGCGTGTGGAACACCACCCGCGTTTCCCGCGTCGGGTGAATGCCGGTTTCATGCAGATCGTTGACCGACAGCAGATTCGTCTGCGGGTCTATGAGCGCGGTGCCGGTGAAACGCTGGCCTGCGGTACGGGCGCATGCGCAGCCGTCGCGGCGGGTATTCGTCGCGGTCTGCTCGACAGCCCGGTGCAGGTGCATACGCGCGGCGGCATTCTGACCATCGATTGGGACGGCGCGCAATTGCGCATGGCCGGCCCGACCCAGACCGTCTTCGAAAGCACGGTGGATGTGGACGCGTTGATCGGCTAAGCATCGCTTGCTGCCGCGCTTCGTGCGCGGCACGGCTGTGTTTGTCCGTCTTCGCGCTGTCCTCGGCTCATCGCAACATTTTTCTCTGTACAGGCATCATGAACGCCCACGACGTCGCGCAATACCTGCAAGAAAATCCCGAATTCTTCGAGCGGCACGCCGATCTTTTCGCTTCGTTGCGGGTGCCCAGCCCCCACGGTGGCAGCGCGGTGTCGCTGGCGGAACGCCAGGTCGGTGGCTTGCGTGACCGGCTGCGCGCAAGCGATGCCCGGCTCATGGAGCTGGTGCGCAATGCGCGCGAGAACGAGATCATCTCGGAAAACATGTTCTTCTGGTTGCGCGGTCTGCTGATCGAACGCGATCCGCTGCGCCTGCCCGATATGCTGACCAAGACACTGGCCAGCAGCTTCACCGTGCCTGATGTCGCCTTGCGTCTGTGGGGCGTGGACAATGCACCCGCCGAGGCGGTCGAAAGCGGATGGGCGCAACCGGTGCCGGACGATGTGCGCAGCTTCGTCAACAGCTTGATGGCCCCGTATTGCGGCCTGAACTCAGGCTTTGCGGTGGCGGGCTGGTTGTCCGAGCACGTGCGCTCGATGGCCCTGATTCCGCTGCGGGTGGGGGTTGCGCCGCAGGCGTTTGGCCTGCTGGTGCTGGGTTCACCCGACCCGGAACGTTTCGCGCCGTCGCTGGGCACGGGTTTCCTGGCGCGTATTGGCGAGCTGTCCAGCGCCAGCCTGTCGCGCCTGCTGCCGCGCTGATCGGCAGCGGGGTCCGTCATGCGATCGTCCCCGCGCACGTCGAACCAGAACCTGGACCCAGACGCGCCCGACGTAGACCTGCCGCCTGCGGTGCTGACCTGGCTGGCCGAGCTGGAAAGCGTGCGCCGTTATTCGCGCCACACGCTGGACGCTTATCGACGCGATCTGTGTCACCTGGTGTCTTGTGCCGGCAAGGTGCCTCTGGAAAGCGTGGCTGCCGCTCAAGTGCGCCGGTTTCTGGGCCAGTTGCACAGCCAGGGGCTGAGCCCGCGCAGCCTGGCCCGCATCCTTGCTGCCTGGCGGGGCTTCTACAAATGGTGGGGGCCGCAGCTTGGTCTGTCGGCCAATCCGGCAGACGGTATTCGCGCGCCGCGCGCGCCACGCAGTCTGCCCAAGGCCTTGGGGGTGGAACAGACCCAGGCCATGCTCGATCATGGCGCAGCCAAAAGCCAGGGCGGCAGTCCGACCGAGCGCTGCGACGCGGCCATGTTCGAATTGCTGTATTCAAGCGGCTTGCGCTTGTCCGAGCTGACCGGGCTGGACCTGCGCTACAGCCGCACTGCTGAGTACGAATCCACCGGCTGGCTGGATATCGATGAAGCCGAGGTCACGGTGCTGGGCAAGGGCGGCAAGCGCCGCACCGTGCCGGTCGGTGCCAAGGCCATTGAAGCCCTGCGGGATTGGCTGGCAGTGCGCGCAGATGTCGCGGCTCCCAATGGCGCCCCGGAAGATGCGTCTGCATTGTTCCTGGGCGAGCGCGGCAAGCGGATTGCCGCTCGTCGTGTCCAGACCCGTCTGGCTCGCTTTGGCGAAGAAGCGGGGGTTGCAACCCGGGTCCATCCCCACGTCTTGCGTCACAGTTTTGCCAGCCACGTGCTGCAATCTGCCGGTGACCTGCGTGCCGTCCAAGAGATGTTGGGACACGCCAGCATTTCCACCACCCAGATCTACACCCGCCTGGATTTCCAGCATCTGGCGGCGGCCTACGACCGTGCCCATCCGCGCGCAGCTCCCCCGCCAATCGATGTCGATACGGTTCCGGCACCAGCCGCGACTGCCGTCGATGCGCCACATGCTGGCGCAAAAACCAGGCGGCCACGCGGACGATGAACGGCATATGACCGTTTAACCTGCTTACATCGTGTGTCGTTTTTCCCTAAAAACACTTGATAAGCACCGATCTATCCCTAAATAGATGTGTGCGTACCCCTGACGGTGTTACAAGAGCGGGCTGCCGCGTTTTGGTACACCGCATTGGGGTGTTTCAGGGTTTGCCGGAAGCCGGGCGCTGTGCTGTAATCCGGCGCCATTTGCGTACTCGCGCAAGGAGAAAGGCTTGGAAGAACAGGCTCGTACAGCTATCAGTGCCACTGGCGCGCGGATCACCGCGACGCGGGTACGCGTGCTGTCGTCCCTGCTCGCGGCCGGCAGTGCGCTGTCACACCAGGAACTGTTTGAACACATTGGTAGCCAAGGTTCGGTTGACCGGGTCACGCTGTACCGGGTGCTCGAATGGCTGGTCGAAACCGGCCTTGCGCACCGTATCGCGGGCGAAGACCGGATCTGGCGCTTCAGTGTGGCCCAGCCTGGCGAACCTGATGCACAAGGCCATTCGCACCACTCGAATGAGCCGCACGGCCATTTTCAGTGCGACGCGTGTCGTCGCATGTTTTGCATCGATGCCCCGGTTGGCATCGAACAGAATCTATCCCGTCTGCCCGAAGGTTTTGTCGGGCGAGACGTCGAATTGCTGATTCGTGGCACCTGTCCTGCCTGCGCGCGCCAAGTGCGCAAGCCGGCCCGGGTTGCGCGACGGGTCAGCGCCGCTTAAGGGAGTGCAGGCAATGAGTGCCGCTGTAGATACGAATTCCTTGGTTCCGGTCACCGTGCTGACTGGCTTTCTGGGCGCGGGCAAGACGACGCTGCTCAATCGCATCCTGAGCGAGAACCACGGCCGTCGTGTTGCCGTGATCGAAAACGAATTCGGACCGGAGAGCATCGACAACGATCTGCTGATCCGCGAAGAAGGCGAACAGATCGTCGAAATGAACAACGGCTGCATCTGCTGCACGGTTCGTGGCGACCTGGTGCGCATCCTGCAGGAACTGAAGGCCAAGCGCAAAGCCGGCGAACTGAAGTTCGAACGTGTGGTGATCGAGACCACCGGCATGGCCAACCCGGGCCCGGTCTGCCAGACCTTCTTCATGGATGAAGAAGTCGAGTCGTACTACATGCTGGATGCCGTCATCACCGTGGTCGATGCCAAGCACGGCATGCAGACCCTGGACGAGCAACCCGAAGCGCTGAACCAGGTCGGCTTTGCTGATCAGTTGCTGGTGTCGAAGACCGACATCGTGACCGAGCAGGAATTCCAGGCACTGCGCAGCCGTCTGGTGCACATCAACCCGCGCGCGCCGATCACCAAGGTGGACTTCGGCAAGGTCGACCTGAAGAAGGTGCTGGACCTGCGTGGCTTCAATCTGAATTCGATCCTGGACATCGACCCGGACTTCCTGGCACCGGAACATCCGCACGCCGCCGAAGCCGGTCATGACCACGATCATGCACATGATCACGACCACGGTCACGATCACGAACACCAGCACATCCATGCTGATGGTTCGGTGTGTACCGACCCGAGCCACAACCACGACCACGCGCATGTGCATCATCACCACGATGACGCGATCAAGGCCTTTGTCTTCAAGTCGGACAAACCCTTTGATGGCATGCGCCTGGAAGAATTCCTGGGTGGCATCGTGCAGGTATACGGCCCGGACCTGTTGCGCTACAAAGGCATCCTGTACATGAACGGTGTCAATCGTCGCATGTTGTTCCAAGGCGTGCATATGCTGATGGGTGCCGATGTGGGCAAAGCATGGCAAGCTGGTGAAAAGAAATCCAGCAAGGTGGTTTTCATCGGCCGCAACCTGCCGCAAGACGTGTTCACCAAGGGCCTGGAGCAGTGCCTGGCATAAGGTCTGCTAGAGGCGGGTGAACAAGCAGCACGGAAGTACCGCAAGGCGATATTCAGTCGAAGGTTTCCAGGCGGTATTCGACGTACTGCGCAGCAAAGATGGCAACCACCGTGGCAAGCAAAACCAAGGCAAGCACAAGGAGTACGAGGTGAATAGCGTTATCGCCAATGCAGCAGCAGACAATTTGCTCACAGAAGCAGAACTGTTGGCTCAGTCCGAAGCGGACTACATGAGCGAGCGCCAACTGGCGTTCTTCCGGAACCGTCTCCACGAGATCGAGCGTGAGTTGCTGTCCAATGCCGGTGAAACCACCGAGCACCTGCGCGAAACCGCGTTCGTGCCGGACCCGGCAGACCGCGCGACCATCGAAGAAGAGCATGCGCTGGAACTGCGTACGCGTGATCGCGAACGCAAACTGCTGAAGAAAGTGCAGCAGTCCCTGGCGCGCATCGACGGTGGCGACTACGGCTGGTGTGAGGAAACCGGTGAACCCATCGGTATCCCGCGTCTGCTGGCTCGTCCGACGGCCACGCTGTCGCTCGAAGCACAGCAACGCCGCGAACTGCGTCAGAAGCTTTACGGCGACTGATCGGGGCGCTGACCGCTCATGGTCGCAATGAACAAAACGGCACCTTTTTGGTGCCGTTTTGTCATTTAGGCTGCCAAGGGCTGCAGATGTTGTGCAGGCGTGTGCTGCACGGCGATGTCCTGCAGGCTGCGCAGTGTGCCCAGCACGGCCGTGGCCGCTTCTTCGCCCTTGTGAACGAAGTGTGCCTTGAAGAAACGTTGATGCTCTGCGTGTTCGTGGAAGTGATGCGGCGTCAGCACCACCGAGAACACCGGTACGTCGGTGGCCAGCTGCACGTCCATCAGCGCCGACACCACGGTGCTGGCGACGAAGTCGTGGCGGTAGATGCCGCCGTCGACCACAAAGCCGCATGCGACGATGGCGTCGTACTGGCCGGTGGCCGCAAGCCGCTTGGCGTGCAGCGGAATCTCGAAGGCACCCGGCACCACAAAACGGCTGACGGCATCGGCCGAGACGTGCTGGCGGGCCAGTTCGGCGACAAAGCCGGTGTGTGCCTGATCGACGATGTCGCGGTGCCAGGAAGACTGGATGTAGGCGATGCGCGGTGCGGAAGCTTGGGAAGTGGTGTGGGAAGTGACGTGCGAAGAATGCTGCGAAGTGCGGTCAGTCTGATTCATGGAGTGCCTAGGTGTCTGTTGCCAGAACGGTTGCCAGAATCAGGGCGTGCGAATGCGCGACTACGCCTTCCGTAGGAAGGACGTGCGTGGACGAACCCGCGTTTCTCTCTCATCCGGACTATGACCGTCGGCTTCGGAATCGCACCGAAATCTGCTGACCCCATCGCCTGCCTGGCCGATGGGCGCTCGCGGGCTAGACGAAAAAATCGCCATTACCGCCGGTGGGGAATTGCACCCCGCCCTGAGAACGCGTCGCATCGCCAGATGGCGTGCGACACAGGAATTGTAGCGCCGTCACGACATGGCGTTAAATAACCGCTCGTTGAATGTAAACAATGTCTTTTGCGGATACATACCGGTCGCCCCGTGGCTGCGGTATTTTTCTGCTTGAGTCTTGTCCTTGCCTACCCCTGTCCCCATCTGCGAAAAATGGAAAAAGAACTCCCCCAATTTCACGGCACGACCATCGTCAGCGTGCGGCGCGGCAACCGCGTCGCCATCGGTGGAGACGGCCAGGTCACGCTGGGCAACATCGTGGTCAAAGGTAGCGCGCGCAAAGTGCGGCGCTTGTACAAGGACTCCGTGCTGGCGGGCTTTGCGGGCGCGACCGCAGATGCATTCACGCTGCTGGAACGCTTCGAGGGCAAGCTGGAAAAGCATCAGGGTCACCTGCTGCGCGCTGCCGTCGAGCTGACGCGCGACTGGCGCACCGACCGCGTGCTGCGCAGGCTCGAAGCCATGCTGATCGTCGCCGACCGCACGTCGACGCTGATCCTCACCGGCAACGGCGACGTGCTTGAGCCTGAAGACAGCCTGGCAGCCATCGGCTCTGGCGGCGCATACGCGCAGGCCGCCGCATTGGCACTGCTTCACAACACCGAGATGGCCCCGGAAGACGTGGTCAGCAAGGCACTGGGGATCGCTGGCGACCTGTGCATCTATACCAACCAGCATCACACGATCGAGGTGCTGGAATGAACATGACGCCGAGCGAAATCGTCTCCGAACTGGACAAATACATTGTTGGCCAAGACCGCGCCAAGCGTTCGGTATCGATTGCTTTGCGCAATCGCTGGCGTCGTCAGCAGGTGGCCGAGCCCCTGCGCCACGAGATCCACCCCAAGAACATCTTGATGATCGGACCCACCGGGGTCGGCAAGACCGAGATCGCCCGTCGCCTGGCCAAGCTGGCCGACGCGCCGTTCGTGAAGATCGAAGCAACCAAGTTCACGGAAGTGGGTTATGTCGGCCGTGACGTCGACACCATCATTCGTGACCTGGCCGAAGTGGCCGTCAAGCAGACCCGCGAAGCCGAAATGCGCCGCGTGCGCACCCAGGCCGAAGATGCTGCCGAAGACCGCATCATCGACATTCTGGTGCCGCCTGCACGTGATGCCCACGGCAATCCGCAGCGCGATGACAGCAACGCCACGCGCCAGACTTTCCGCAAGCGTCTGCGGGAAGGCCAGCTGGACGACACCGAGATCGAGATCGATCTGGCGCAGTCCGTGCCGCAGATGGAAATCATGTCGCCGCCCGGCATGGAAGAGATGACCGAGCAGATTCGCGGCATGTTCGCGGGCATGTCTCAGGGCAAGAAGAAGACCCGCAAGCTGCGGATCAAGGAAGCCTTCAAGCTGGTGGTCGACGAAGAGGCTGCCAAGCGCGTGAACGAAGAAGAACTGCGCGCCAAGGCCATTACCAGCGTTGAGCAGAACGGTATCGTGTTCCTGGACGAGATCGACAAGATCGCGGCGCGCCAGGAAGGCAACGGCGTGGATGTGTCGCGCCAGGGTGTGCAGCGCGACCTGCTGCCGCTGGTGGAAGGCACGACCGTCAACACCAAGTACGGCCTGATCCATACCGACCACATTCTGTTCATCGCATCGGGTGCATTCCACCTGTCGCGTCCGTCGGACCTGATCCCGGAACTGCAAGGTCGTTTCCCCATTCGTGTGGAACTCGACTCGCTGAGCAGCAAGGACTTCGTGCGCATCCTGTCCGATACCGATGCGTCGCTGATCAAGCAGTACAGCGCCTTGCTGGGTACCGAAGAGGTCGAACTGTCGTTCACCGACGACGGTATCGAGCGCTTGGCGGAACTGGCGTTCTCGGTGAACGAGTCCACTGAGAACATCGGTGCACGTCGCCTGTACACGGTGATGGAAAAGCTGCTGGAAGAGCTGTCCTTCGACGCCACGAAAAAGAGCGGCCAGACCGTGGTGATCGATGCTGCCTATGTGAATGCACAGCTGAACGACGTGGCTGCACACCAGGACTTGGCGCGCTTCGTTCTGTAAAGCGCAGCAGCGTCGAGTCTGTAGGTCGCGCAAGTCAGCGCGTCAGACAGGAAGAGAGCCCGCGAGTGATTTCGCGGGCTTTTTTTGTCTCAAGCTTCCTCTTTAATTTCGCATCGAATGTCGCGTCATGACGCGGCGAATTTTCTGGAATCCCAATCAGCCCATCCGTTCCAGCAGACGAGGCAATGAAGACCCCAGCATTGCCAGCCCGGACAAGCTCAGCAGCACCAGCACGATCTGCCGGAAGCGGGCCTCGCTGATGCCGATATAGAGCTTTGCACCCCATAGCGTGGGGATCAGCATGGCCGGTGCGACGATGGCAAACAGAGGTAGCATGTCACGGGTGACCATGCCCTTGGCCAGATACGTGCCCATGGTCGTCAACAACATGGCCAGGTTGAAGTTCTGAATGATCGCGCGCTGACTGTCTTTGTCGAAGCCGCGCAGGGTGCACCACAGGGTGGGTACGACGCCAGTGAAACCGCCAAGGCCACCCAGCATCCCACCGGCTACACCAACTGCGCCATCTGCCAGGCGGTGCTTGGCGCTAGTGTTCGACTGAATGCTCGACTGAATTTTCGGCTGGGTTTTGGATACGTGTGCCGCCCACAGCATGGCGGGGCACCAGCACACCAGCAGCAGGCCAAGCATGGTCTTGAACCCATCCATGTCCAGATAGGGCAGCAGGGCCACGCCAAGCGGGACCCCAGCCAGCCCACCAACCAGAAATGGCAGCAGGCGTTTGACGTCCACCGCGCGTCTTACGGTGACTGCGGCCAACACTTGGCCCAGCAAGGCGCCAAACACCACCAGCGTGGCAGCCAGGCGCGGGTCGAGCACCCACGCCCAGAACGACATCGCCACCATGCCGAAGGCGAAGCCTGACAAACCTTGCACAAAACCTGCGACCGCTGCCCCCAGGGCCACCACCAGATAAACCGTGTCCATTGCCTTTCCTACGTGCTGTCTTGGTTCAATTCACGGCTGACGGCAACGCAGGGGGCAGGCATATTCTGGTGCGACGAAATAAGGAAAGCATCGTATGTTTGAATAGCACCATACTGATTCACTTATGAGAGATTCGCTTGTTGAAATCAGCTACCTCCGGTTCTGGCTCGTCGGCACTGGGTAAGCCTGCATCCGGTAAGCCCAGATCTGGTAAGCCTGCATCTGGTACATCTACCCCCAGCACCTCTGCGCTGAGCCATCGCCTGGCCACCCGGCTGCGCATGAAGCACCTGCTGTTGCTGATGGCAATCCGTGAGCATCGGTCGCTCACGCGTGTGGCAGAACACATGGCCACCAGTCAGCCGGCAATCACGCAGGCGCTGGCGGATCTTGAAGGCATCTTTGGGGCACCCTTGTTCACACGCTCATCGCGCGGCATGGTGCCAACTGCGCTGGGCGAGCTTGCCGTGTCGCGTGCGCAGACCTTGCTGGCCGATGTCGCCCACTGGGCGCAGGACATCGAAGCGGTAGACCAGGGGCGGGCGGCCCATCTGCATGTGGGGGTGATTCCGTTTCTGCCAGGACGCATGCTTGCGCAGGCCATCGGCCGCACGCAACCACAAGGCCGACGCGTGACGGTCACGCTGCATGAAGACACCAGCGACCATCTGATTGCGCGCTTGCGCGCGCATGAACTGGATTGCGTGATCGGGCGCATGTCTGCGATTCTGGACATGAGCGGCCTGAGCTACGACGTGCTGTATCAGCAAGAGCCTCGGCTGATCGCACACAAGCGGCTGGCGGCGCGGCTGGGGCGTCGGCCACTGGCCTGGGCCGAGCTGGCAGAACTCGATTGGGTACTGGGCGCGCGCAAGACGCCGATGCGTGAGCAGATCACGGACTTCTTTCTGCGAGCAGGCGTGGCACCGCCGCCGCCGGTGGTGGAAAGCCTGTCTTCCAAGGTGATCGGAGAACTGGTGGCGGCCAACGAGCGGGCCGTATCGATCGTGCCGGCCGACATTGCGCAGGAACTGGTGCGCATTGCCGGCGTGGCCATCGTGCGCCATCGCTTCGGCTGGACCTTGCCGCCCATCACACTGTTTCAGCGCAGCGAGAGCGCGCAGTACCCGGAGCAGGCCTTGTTTGCGGCGGCCTTGCGTCAGGTC contains these protein-coding regions:
- a CDS encoding LysR family transcriptional regulator, coding for MKHLLLLMAIREHRSLTRVAEHMATSQPAITQALADLEGIFGAPLFTRSSRGMVPTALGELAVSRAQTLLADVAHWAQDIEAVDQGRAAHLHVGVIPFLPGRMLAQAIGRTQPQGRRVTVTLHEDTSDHLIARLRAHELDCVIGRMSAILDMSGLSYDVLYQQEPRLIAHKRLAARLGRRPLAWAELAELDWVLGARKTPMREQITDFFLRAGVAPPPPVVESLSSKVIGELVAANERAVSIVPADIAQELVRIAGVAIVRHRFGWTLPPITLFQRSESAQYPEQALFAAALRQVCAELVPAANAG